One stretch of Streptomyces sp. R21 DNA includes these proteins:
- a CDS encoding acyl-CoA dehydrogenase family protein, which translates to MTAMDLPTRTGTTGRTAASVMDRVRAYASTLPARAPEIERLGRIPGDVLDGLKATGLLRAALPAAGGGVEMTVPEVTRAVELLAEGDASVAWCAAVALNAALAVVSLPAEVSAELFPDPDLITVTVLPPAGRAVRSGGGYLLSGRWTYGSGITHADRVLAGFRTPEGAPRIAVFDAVHARVLDTWQTTGLRGTGSHDFEVADLFVPERHTFAPVRSGTRQEPLHLRADNLALKMAGVPLGIARSALNSAREILADRRSALPRPAAPADLAHAESLIGAAAAYVYATLEDAWAAQAAGLAPERGTAALARQFAHRACREAVQLLYDAVGSAAVYTERTPLDRCLRDVITAGRHVASSEKILDGVGDLRLGGEPASPHL; encoded by the coding sequence ATGACCGCGATGGACCTGCCGACCCGGACCGGGACGACGGGCCGCACCGCCGCGTCGGTCATGGACCGCGTACGGGCGTACGCCTCGACCCTTCCGGCGCGCGCGCCGGAGATCGAGCGGCTGGGCCGGATTCCCGGTGACGTCCTCGACGGCCTCAAGGCCACCGGGCTGCTGCGCGCCGCCCTGCCGGCGGCGGGGGGCGGTGTCGAGATGACCGTGCCGGAGGTCACCCGGGCCGTCGAGCTGCTGGCGGAGGGGGACGCCTCGGTCGCCTGGTGCGCGGCCGTCGCGCTGAACGCCGCACTGGCCGTGGTGTCGCTGCCCGCGGAGGTGTCCGCCGAGCTGTTCCCGGACCCGGACCTGATCACCGTGACGGTGCTGCCGCCGGCCGGGCGGGCGGTCCGGAGCGGCGGCGGCTACCTCCTGTCGGGCCGTTGGACGTACGGCAGCGGGATCACCCACGCCGACCGAGTGCTGGCCGGGTTCCGGACCCCGGAGGGCGCCCCGAGGATCGCCGTCTTCGACGCCGTACACGCGCGGGTTCTCGACACCTGGCAGACCACCGGGCTGCGCGGCACCGGCTCCCACGACTTCGAGGTCGCCGATCTGTTCGTGCCGGAACGGCACACGTTCGCGCCTGTGCGGTCCGGCACCCGGCAGGAGCCGCTCCATCTGCGCGCCGACAACCTCGCCCTCAAGATGGCGGGCGTGCCGCTGGGCATCGCCAGGTCCGCGCTGAACTCCGCCAGGGAGATCCTCGCCGACAGGCGTTCCGCACTGCCCAGGCCGGCTGCCCCGGCCGACCTCGCGCACGCCGAGTCGCTGATCGGCGCGGCGGCCGCCTACGTGTACGCCACGCTGGAGGACGCCTGGGCCGCACAGGCGGCGGGCCTCGCACCCGAACGCGGCACGGCCGCGCTGGCCCGCCAGTTCGCGCACCGGGCCTGCCGGGAGGCGGTCCAACTCCTGTACGACGCCGTGGGGTCGGCCGCGGTCTACACCGAACGCACCCCGCTGGACCGGTGCCTGCGTGACGTGATCACCGCGGGCCGCCACGTCGCGTCCTCTGAGAAGATCCTCGACGGGGTCGGTGACCTGCGGCTCGGCGGCGAACCGGCCTCGCCCCACCTGTGA
- a CDS encoding 4'-phosphopantetheinyl transferase: protein MIDELLPDSVVAVEAYGDDETDRAPLHPEEEEVVARAVDKRRREFSAVRACARRAMAKLGVPPVAVLPGERGAPQWPQGLIGSMTHCDGYRAAALARAADLASLGIDAEPHGPLPDGVLPSVSLPVERERLTLLSARQPAVHWDRLLYSAKESVYKAWFPLTGTWLDFGEADIEIHVSPGSASHGRFRAELLVPGPVVGGRRLGHFEGRWTVGRGLVATAVTIPHVRSQ from the coding sequence GTGATCGATGAGCTGCTCCCCGACTCGGTGGTGGCCGTGGAGGCCTACGGCGACGACGAGACCGACCGGGCCCCGCTCCACCCCGAGGAGGAGGAGGTCGTGGCGCGGGCGGTGGACAAGCGCCGCCGCGAGTTCTCCGCGGTGCGCGCCTGTGCTCGTCGCGCCATGGCGAAGCTCGGTGTGCCGCCGGTTGCCGTGCTGCCCGGCGAACGCGGTGCCCCGCAATGGCCCCAGGGCCTGATCGGCAGCATGACCCACTGCGACGGCTACCGCGCCGCAGCCCTGGCCCGCGCCGCCGACCTGGCCTCCCTGGGCATCGACGCCGAACCCCACGGCCCACTCCCGGACGGCGTCCTGCCCTCCGTCTCGCTGCCCGTCGAACGCGAGCGCCTGACGCTGCTGAGCGCCCGGCAGCCCGCGGTTCACTGGGACCGGCTGCTGTACAGCGCGAAGGAGTCCGTCTACAAGGCCTGGTTTCCGCTGACCGGCACGTGGCTGGACTTCGGGGAGGCGGACATAGAGATCCACGTGTCGCCCGGATCGGCGTCGCATGGCCGGTTCCGCGCCGAACTCCTCGTTCCCGGACCGGTCGTGGGTGGGCGCCGCCTCGGACACTTCGAGGGACGGTGGACGGTCGGCCGGGGTCTGGTCGCCACCGCGGTGACGATTCCGCACGTCCGGTCGCAGTGA
- a CDS encoding AMP-binding protein — protein MNAPDKALLEWLEQPSADRGLRFAAAGDSWEFWSYAALAELTLRTAAALHAHGLQRGEVVAVVQRSSPGFAAGWFGAIAAGGTACSIAPPFAFQRADDYEKHATHLFATARPAVTLCDEDSIEKVRKITANLGLPEPVLFEEFVAGVAPAQQPFPAAEFALLQFTSGSSGFSRGVQVTGDALRANVTAMRRWLDWSPDQPGIAWLPVHHDMGLIGCLINIVTTGCDGWMLQPEDFIRSPLRYLRCISEQRVGLAAMPNFGLAYILRRIKPQDLEGLRFDSLRSIILGAERIDPTVLEKFDELLSPYGFDRRALLPAYGGAEATLAVTGLPLGEGWTALSPEHGGAAAAAGGRIVGCGRPLEGVSVTVVDDDERPVADGTVGEIVVTGTSVATSYVGDPGSASGTSIGDGTLRTGDAGFLHDGQLFVVGRLGDGLKVHGRMVFAESLEAQLVERGIPERRVAVLLGIRDGVPTAAVVLEAAKPEWYEIAGAVLRESLTDTELTALTVSRGGIAVTSSGKPRRRVMWTALCEGTLSGDTVAL, from the coding sequence TTGAACGCCCCGGACAAGGCCCTTCTCGAGTGGCTGGAGCAGCCGTCCGCCGACCGCGGGCTGCGCTTCGCCGCCGCCGGCGACAGCTGGGAATTCTGGTCGTACGCGGCCCTCGCCGAGCTGACGCTGCGCACCGCGGCCGCACTGCACGCGCACGGCCTGCAACGCGGTGAGGTGGTCGCCGTCGTCCAGCGGTCGAGCCCCGGCTTCGCGGCCGGCTGGTTCGGCGCGATCGCCGCGGGCGGCACCGCCTGCTCGATCGCCCCGCCGTTCGCCTTCCAGCGTGCCGACGACTACGAGAAGCACGCCACGCACCTGTTCGCCACGGCGCGGCCGGCCGTGACGCTGTGCGATGAAGACTCCATCGAGAAGGTCCGCAAGATCACGGCGAACCTCGGGCTTCCCGAGCCCGTGCTCTTCGAGGAGTTCGTCGCGGGCGTCGCACCGGCCCAACAGCCGTTCCCGGCAGCGGAGTTCGCGCTGCTGCAGTTCACCTCGGGCTCCAGCGGTTTCTCCCGCGGCGTCCAGGTCACGGGCGACGCGCTGCGCGCCAATGTGACGGCCATGCGGCGCTGGCTCGACTGGTCACCCGACCAGCCGGGCATCGCGTGGCTCCCGGTCCACCACGACATGGGCCTCATCGGCTGCCTCATCAACATCGTCACCACCGGGTGCGACGGCTGGATGCTTCAGCCGGAGGACTTCATCCGCTCCCCGCTGCGCTATCTGCGCTGCATCAGCGAGCAGCGCGTGGGACTGGCCGCGATGCCCAACTTCGGCCTCGCCTACATCCTGCGCCGGATCAAGCCGCAGGACCTCGAAGGACTGCGCTTCGACTCGCTGCGCTCGATCATCCTGGGCGCGGAGCGTATCGACCCGACGGTCCTGGAGAAGTTCGACGAACTGCTCTCCCCGTACGGCTTCGACCGCCGGGCCCTGCTGCCCGCGTACGGCGGCGCGGAGGCGACCCTCGCCGTCACCGGGCTCCCCCTCGGCGAGGGCTGGACGGCCCTGTCGCCGGAGCACGGCGGTGCGGCGGCCGCTGCGGGCGGACGGATCGTGGGCTGCGGGCGCCCTCTGGAGGGCGTGTCGGTCACCGTCGTGGACGACGACGAGCGGCCGGTCGCGGACGGCACGGTCGGCGAGATCGTCGTCACCGGCACCTCGGTCGCGACCAGTTATGTCGGCGACCCGGGCTCCGCCTCGGGCACGAGCATCGGCGACGGCACCCTGCGCACGGGCGACGCGGGCTTCCTGCACGACGGGCAGCTCTTCGTCGTCGGCCGCCTCGGTGACGGGCTGAAGGTGCACGGCCGGATGGTCTTCGCCGAGAGCCTGGAGGCGCAGCTCGTCGAGCGTGGCATCCCCGAGCGCCGGGTGGCCGTCCTCCTCGGCATCCGCGACGGCGTACCGACGGCGGCCGTGGTGCTGGAGGCCGCCAAGCCCGAGTGGTACGAGATCGCCGGCGCCGTCCTGCGGGAGTCCCTCACGGACACGGAGCTGACGGCCCTCACCGTGTCCCGCGGCGGTATCGCCGTCACCTCCAGCGGCAAGCCCCGCCGCCGCGTCATGTGGACCGCCCTGTGCGAGGGCACCCTGTCCGGCGACACTGTGGCTCTGTAG